One Glycine max cultivar Williams 82 chromosome 4, Glycine_max_v4.0, whole genome shotgun sequence DNA segment encodes these proteins:
- the LOC100800794 gene encoding IAA-amino acid hydrolase ILR1-like 6: protein MKKIRNSILLLSIFLAASSAVSSAEPIPSAAYDRVLFPDRRCQKTVSENKTRRGSSAAAAAGCEVWSESCSEAVLSVARRAETAEWLKNIRRKIHANPELAFEEIETSRLIREELDLMEVSYRYPLAKTGIRAWIGTGGPPFVAIRADMDALPIQEAVEWEYKSKVAGKMHACGHDAHVAMLIGAAKILKTREHLLKGTVILLFQPAEEAGNGAKRMMQDGALEDVEAIFAAHVSHEHPTGIIGSRRGPLLAGCGFFRAVISGKKGLAADPHRSVDPVLAASAAVISLQGIVSREANPLDSQVVSVTSFNGGNKLDMIPDTVVLLGTFRAFSNTSFYQLLERIEQVIVEQTSVYRCLAEVDFFEKEYTIYPPTVNDDRMYEHVKKVSIDLLGHKNFRVVPPMMGAEDFSFYSEMVPSAFFYIGVRNETLGSTHTGHSPYFMIDEDVLPIGAAAHASIAERYLIEHG from the exons atgaAGAAAATCCGCAACTCCATCCTACTCTTATCAATCTTTCTGGCAGCCTCGTCGGCGGTTTCATCCGCGGAGCCGATTCCTTCCGCCGCCTACGACCGCGTGCTTTTCCCGGACCGCCGATGCCAGAAGACGGTGTCGGAGAACAAGACGCGACGAGGATCCTCTGCGGCAGCGGCGGCGGGGTGTGAGGTGTGGagcgagtcgtgttcggaggcGGTGCTGAGCGTGGCCCGGCGCGCGGAGACGGCGGAGTGGTTGAAGAATATTCGGCGGAAGATCCACGCGAATCCGGAGCTGGCGTTTGAGGAAATCGAGACGAGTCGTTTGATAAGGGAGGAGTTGGATCTTATGGAAGTTAGTTATCGGTACCCTCTCGCCAAGACCGGTATTCGAGCCTGGATCGGCACGGGGGGTCCGCCTTTTGTTGCGATCAGAGCTGACATGGACGCACTTCCCATCCAA GAAGCTGTGGAATGGGAGTACAAATCTAAAGTTGCCGGCAAAATGCATGCTTGTGGGCACGACGCACATGTGGCTATGCTTATCGGCGCTGCCAAGATTTTGAAAACTCGAGAGCATTTATTAAAG GGAACTGTAATTCTGTTATTCCAGCCAGCAGAGGAAGCTGGTAATGGAGCAAAACGAATGATGCAAGACGGTGCTTTGGAGGACGTTGAGGCTATATTTGCAGCTCATGTATCCCATGAGCATCCAACTGGTATAATTGGATCCAGGCGTGGACCCCTCCTTGCAGGTTGTGGATTTTTCAGAGCTGTCATTAGTGGCAAAAAGGGCCTTGCTGCCGATCCTCATCGTTCTGTTGATCCAGTTTTGGCTGCTTCAGCTGCAGTTATTAGCTTACAGGGTATTGTCTCCCGCGAAGCAAATCCATTGGATTCTCAG GTTGTCTCTGTGACTTCGTTTAATGGAGGCAACAAGCTTGACATGATACCCGACACAGTGGTCCTATTGGGGACTTTCAGAGCGTTCTCTAACACCAGCTTTTACCAGCTACTTGAAAGAATAGAGCAG GTGATTGTGGAACAGACTAGTGTCTACAGATGCTTGGCAGAAGTTGACTTCTTTGAAAAGGAGTACACTATTTACCCTCCCACAGTTAATGATGACCGAATGTATGAGCATGTGAAGAAGGTGTCCATTGATTTGCTGGGTCACAAGAATTTCAGGGTAGTTCCACCTATGATGGGTGCTGAAGATTTCTCTTTCTACTCCGAGATGGTTCCCTCAGCTTTCTTCTACATAGGAGTAAGGAATGAAACATTGGGGTCTACTCATACGGGACATTCTCCATATTTCATGATTGATGAAGACGTTCTACCAATAGGTGCTGCTGCTCATGCTAGTATTGCAGAGAGGTACCTCATTGAGCATGGTTGA
- the HEMB gene encoding delta-aminolevulinic acid dehydratase, chloroplastic, which translates to MAMASSIPNAPSAFNSQSYVGLRAPLRTFNFSSPQAAKIPRSQRLFVVRASDSEFEAAVVAGKVPPAPPVPPRPAAPVGTPVVPSLPLHRRPRRNRKSPALRSAFQETSISPANFVYPLFIHEGEEDTPIGAMPGCYRLGWRHGLVEEVAKARDVGVNSVVLFPKIPDALKSPTGDEAYNENGLVPRTIRLLKDKYPDLVIYTDVALDPYSSDGHDGIVREDGVIMNDETVHQLCKQAVAQAQAGADVVSPSDMMDGRVGALRAALDAEGFQHVSIMSYTAKYASSFYGPFREALDSNPRFGDKKTYQMNPANYREALTEMREDESEGADILLVKPGLPYLDIIRLLRDNSPLPIAAYQVSGEYAMIKAAGALKMIDEEKVMMESLMCLRRAGADIILTYSALQAARCLCGEKR; encoded by the exons ATGGCAATGGCTTCTTCAATCCCTAATGCGCCTTCTGCGTTCAATTCTCAGAGCTACGTTGGTCTCAGAGCGCCACTGAGGACCTTCAACTTTTCTTCTCCTCAAGCTGCCAAAATTCCTCGCTCCCAACGCCTTTTCGTCGTCAGAGCCTCCGATTCGGAGTTCGAAGCCGCCGTTGTCGCCGGTAAGGTTCCGCCGGCGCCTCCCGTGCCGCCCAGACCGGCGGCTCCGGTTGGAACACCGGTGGTTCCTTCACTT CCACTTCACCGGCGTCCTCGTCGGAACCGGAAGTCGCCGGCGCTTCGGTCGGCTTTTCAGGAAACGAGCATTTCGCCGGCGAATTTCGTGTATCCGCTTTTCATTCACGAAG GTGAAGAGGATACTCCAATTGGGGCTATGCCTGGATGCTACAGGCTTGGGTGGAGGCATGGACTTGTAGAAGAG GTTGCAAAAGCACGGGATGTTGGTGTTAATAGTGTTGTGCTCTTCCCCAAAATTCCAGATGCTTTGAAG TCTCCCACAGGAGATGAAGCATACAATGAAAATGGTTTAGTGCCTCGAACAATACGTTTGCTCAAGGATAAGTACCCAGACCTT GTTATCTATACAGATGTTGCATTAGATCCTTATTCATCAGATGGGCATGATGGCATAGTTAGAGAAGATG GAGTTATTATGAATGATGAGACAGTTCATCAGCTATGTAAACAAGCTGTAGCCCAG gCCCAAGCTGGAGCAGATGTTGTCAGTCCTAGTGATATGATGGATGGTCGGGTAGGAGCACTGCGTGCAGCTCTGGATGCTGAAGGCTTTCAGCATGTTTCTATAATGTCCTATACAGCAAA GTATGCAAGTTCTTTTTATGGTCCATTTAGAGAGGCACTAGACTCAAACCCCCGGTTTGGAGACAAGAAAAC TTATCAGATGAACCCAGCTAATTACAGAGAGGCTCTGACTGAGATGCGGGAGGATGAATCTGAAGGAGCTGACATTCTCTTG GTGAAGCCTGGTCTTCCTTACTTGGATATCATAAGGCTGCTCAGGGATAATTCTCCTTTGCCAATTGCAGCATACCAG GTTTCTGGTGAATATGCAATGATAAAGGCTGCCGGTGCTCTCAAAATGATAGACGAAGAAAAGGTTATGATGGAGTCACTGATGTGCCTCCGAAGGGCCGGTGCTGATATCATCCTCACATATTCTGCTCTGCAAGCTGCCAGATGTTTGTGTGGAGAGAAGAGGTGA
- the LOC100801334 gene encoding two-component response regulator ORR9 yields the protein MEFVDTRKLQLQHQQQLQQQPQHFHVLAVDDSVIDRKLLERLLRGSSCKVTCVDSGDKALKYLGLIDELDDTSSTSLESESSHPPPQPLQREGIKVNLIMTDYCMPGMSGYDLLKRVKGSSWKDVPVVIMSSENVPSRISMCLEEGAEEFLLKPLQLSDLDKLQPYFLKSVDNSCEKESANSSIDSDNDNVINNNSNNSNSNNNNNNSISKRKAMSPEPHREERSRPKMKELAVV from the exons ATGGAGTTTGTGGATACCAGAAAACTACAAttacaacatcaacaacaactgCAACAACAGCCGCAACATTTTCATGTGTTGGCAGTGGACGACAGTGTCATAGATAGGAAGCTATTGGAGAGGCTCCTTAGAGGTTCTTCATGCAAAG TTACCTGTGTGGACTCTGGAGACAAGGCTTTGAAATATCTTGGGCTAATAGATGAGCTTGATGATACTTCTTCAACCTCTTTAGAATCAGAATCTTCTCATCCTCCACCTCAACCATTACAACGAGAG GGAATCAAAGTGAATTTGATCATGACAGACTATTGCATGCCTGGGATGAGTGGCTATGATTTACTCAAACGAGTCAAG GGATCTTCTTGGAAAGATGTTCCAGTCGTGATTATGTCATCAGAAAATGTACCTTCCAGAATCAGCAT GTGCTTAGAAGAAGGGGCAGAAGAGTTTCTATTGAAGCCTCTTCAGTTATCGGATTTGGATAAGCTTCAGCCGTACTTTCTGAAATCCGTTGATAATTCCTGTGAAAAAGAATCTGCTAACAGTTCCATAGATTCAGACAatgacaatgtcatcaacaacaacagcaataacagtaacagtaacaataacaacaacaatagcatCAGCAAAAGGAAGGCCATGTCTCCTGAGCCTCATCGGGAGGAGAGATCAAGACCCAAAATGAAAGAGTTAGCGGtggtgtaa
- the LOC100170705 gene encoding protein disulfide isomerase-like protein precursor, translating to MPKFFHSIFRGTMAGRVSTCFFFVFALSLLLPFQISAEESSEKEFVLTLDHSNFHDTVSKHDFIVVEFYAPWCGHCKKLAPEYEKAASILSSHDPPVVLAKIDANEEKNKDLASQYDVRGYPTIKILRNGGKNVQEYKGPREADGIVDYLKKQSGPASTEIKSADEATAFIGENKVAIVGVFPKFSGEEFDNFSALAEKLRSDYDFGHTLNAKHLPRGESSVSGPVVRLFKPFDELFVDFQDFNVEALEKFVEESSTPVVTVFNNDPSNHPFVAKFFNSPNAKAMLFINFTAEGAESFKSKYREAAEQHKQQGVSFLVGDVESSQGAFQYFGLKEEQVPLIIIQHNDGKKFFKPNLEADHIPTWLKAYKDGNVAPFVKSEPIPEANDEPVKVVVGNSLEDIVFKSGKNVLLEFYAPWCGHCKQLAPILDEVAISYQSDADVVIAKLDATANDIPSETFDVQGYPTVYFRSASGKLSQYEGGRTKEDIIEFIEKNRDKPAQQEQGQDKPAQQEQGQDEQEKGKDEL from the exons ATGCCCAAATTTTTTCATAGCATTTTCAGAGGAACAATGGCGGGTAGGGTTTCGACGTGCTTCTTCTTCGTGTTTGCTCTTTCTCTCCTTCTTCCTTTTCAGATCTCCGCTGAGGAATCATCGGAGAAAGAGTTCGTACTCACATTGGATCACTCTAACTTTCACGACACTGTCAGCAAGCACGATTTCATCGTCGTCGAGTTCTACGCTCCATG gTGTGGCCACTGTAAGAAGCTTGCTCCCGAG TATGAGAAAGCTGCTTCTATCTTGAGTAGTCATGATCCTCCGGTTGTTTTGGCTAAAATTGATGCCAATGAGGAGAAGAACAAAGACCTTGCATCTCAATATGATGTTAGGGGATACCCAACAATTAAGATTCTGAGAAATGGGGGAAAGAATGTTCAGGAATACAAAGGTCCCCGTGAAGCAGATGGCATCGTTGACTATTTGAAGAAACAAAGTGGTCCTGCTTCAACTGAAATTAAATCTGCTGATGAAGCTACTGCTTTCATTGGTGAAAATAAAGTTGCTATT GTTGGAGTTTTCCCGAAATTTTCTGGAGAGGAGTTTGACAACTTTTCTGCCTTAGCAGAGAAGTTGCGTTCTGACTATGACTTCGGTCACACTCTGAATGCCAAACACCTTCCAAGAGGAGAGTCATCAGTTTCTGGTCCCGTAGTTAGGTTGTTCAAGCCATTCGATGAACTTTTTGTTGACTTCCAG GATTTCAATgtggaagctctagagaaatttgTTGAGGAATCTAGTACCCCTGTTGTTACTGTCTTTAACAATGATCCGAGCAATCACCCTTTCGTTgccaaattcttcaacagtccCAATGCAAAG GCAATGTTGTTCATCAACTTCACTGCCGAAGGTGCTGAATCTTTCAAATCAAAATACCGTGAAGCTGCTGAGCAACATAAACAACAGGGTGTAAGCTTTTTGGTGGGAGATGTTGAGTCTAGTCAAGGTGCTTTCCAG TATTTTGGACTGAAAGAAGAACAAGTACCTCTAATTATCATTCAACACAATGACgggaaaaagttttttaaaccCAATTTGGAAGCTGATCACATTCCAACTTGGTTGAAGGCGTACAAG GATGGTAATGTTGCACCATTTGTGAAGTCTGAACCCATTCCTGAAGCTAACGATGAACCTGTTAAAGTGGTAGTTGGGAACAGTCTTGAGGACATTGTTTTCAAATCTGGGAAGAATG TTCTGCTGGAGTTTTATGCTCCCTGGTGTGGTCATTGCAAACAGTTGGCTCCAATATTGGACGAAGTTGCTATCTCATATCAAAGTGATGCTGATGTTGTTATTGCAAAACTG GATGCAACTGCCAACGATATCCCAAGTGAAACCTTTGATGTCCAAGGTTATCCAACCGTGTACTTCAGGTCAGCAAGTGGAAAGTTATCACAATACGAAGGGGGTAGGACCAAGGAAGACATCATAGAATTCATCGAAAAGAACCGGGACAAACCTGCTCAGCAAGAACAAGGACAAGATAAACCTGCTCAGCAAGAACAAGGACAAGATgagcaagaaaaaggaaaagatgagCTTTGA
- the LOC100781520 gene encoding protein disulfide-isomerase isoform X2, which translates to MVVGRITIYLPLGFTLFLFASVPSQISANESYVLTLDHSNFSDTISISSSLSSTHHGAGFFKSRYREAAEQYRQQGLRFLVGDAKSTKGSFQYFGVKEGQVPLIIVQRNDGKKFLKPNLEPDHISTWLKACKFCWSFILPGVVLA; encoded by the exons ATGGTGGTGGGTAGAATTACGATTTACCTCCCCTTAGGATTCACTCTCTTTCTTTTCGCATCAGTTCCTTCTCAGATTTCGGCTAACGAGTCGTATGTTCTCACGTTAGATCACTCAAACTTCTCAGACACTATAAGCATCTCATCGTCGTTGAGTTCTACGCACCATG GTGCTGGATTTTTCAAATCAAGATACAGAGAAGCTGCTGAGCAATATAGACAACAGGGTTTACGCTTTCTGGTTGGAGATGCTAAGTCTACTAAAGGTTCTTTCCAG TATTTTGGAGTGAAGGAAGGCCAAGTACCTCTAATTATCGTACAACGTAATGATGGGAAGAAATTTCTTAAACCCAATTTGGAGCCTGATCACATTTCAACTTGGTTGAAGGCATGCAAG TtctgctggagttttattctcCCTGGTGTGGTTCTTGCATAG
- the LOC100781520 gene encoding protein disulfide-isomerase isoform X1, with the protein MVVGRITIYLPLGFTLFLFASVPSQISANESYVLTLDHSNFSDTISISSSLSSTHHGAGFFKSRYREAAEQYRQQGLRFLVGDAKSTKGSFQYFGVKEGQVPLIIVQRNDGKKFLKPNLEPDHISTWLKACKVILICLSSFCFCLILSCSELILNYCGSYLS; encoded by the exons ATGGTGGTGGGTAGAATTACGATTTACCTCCCCTTAGGATTCACTCTCTTTCTTTTCGCATCAGTTCCTTCTCAGATTTCGGCTAACGAGTCGTATGTTCTCACGTTAGATCACTCAAACTTCTCAGACACTATAAGCATCTCATCGTCGTTGAGTTCTACGCACCATG GTGCTGGATTTTTCAAATCAAGATACAGAGAAGCTGCTGAGCAATATAGACAACAGGGTTTACGCTTTCTGGTTGGAGATGCTAAGTCTACTAAAGGTTCTTTCCAG TATTTTGGAGTGAAGGAAGGCCAAGTACCTCTAATTATCGTACAACGTAATGATGGGAAGAAATTTCTTAAACCCAATTTGGAGCCTGATCACATTTCAACTTGGTTGAAGGCATGCAAGGTTATTCTTATTTGTCTtagtagtttttgtttttgcctGATTTTATCTTGTAGTGaactaattttaaactattgtGGCAGTTACTTGTCTTGA
- the LOC100782069 gene encoding protein ROLLING AND ERECT LEAF 2 — protein sequence MGCGGSKVEDFPAVVLCRERKAFLKAASEQRYALAAAHVAYFRSLREIGDALHKFAEQDLTTTTTGSSSPVLTLPSETKSINNKLSSSSPSISHADSPNGSHLPLSSGSELSSPSHSSSPHIHDSPESDPPPYGYYQNYHYAHYMKRSVPRGKPMVYEEPERHVATNGQWPDPSYGHANTGFYGFPGGDYPYYPPPGPSYSPPRPPPAPPSPPRVSTWDFLNFFDNFDNGYPSYPPRFGSSASSPDSKEVREREGIPELEEETEHEIMKEKEKEVPLKKEKKKVGEQKGFGVVGVRDFGEGPSNTKTVPLQQVSSSEGSSKTVRFHDGSDNGSVEKEIKSSPDTVASEERGAKKGVSFEIDEATVTTVDGDSSVLSSVTTLSAHGTRDLLEVVEEIQGEFVTASNFGKEVALLLEVCKPPYRSRVAALRVIFSRILQMVAPSRLPSDPLSIQFSSREIKLAQAYCGEPGKEFKTNPENLSSTLEKLYAWEKKLYKEVKDEERLRAIYEKKFKRLKTLDNLGAESSKIDATRASIRKLQTKINICIRTAETIMGRIHKLRDNELQPQLAALINGFIRMWKFMLKCHQKQFQAIMESKSQSLKINIGLQGDEGLKAIVELEKELLNWCSQFNNWVKTQKSYVKNLNEWLIRCLPNEPEETADGIAPFSPSRFDAPPVFIICNDWNHAMNRISETGVAEAMHEFALKLHELWERQDEVQRQRIKAEYLRKDFEKQLRTLRTEMGGSEHEHDKVSGKIALSKLASDSGVSPLDDLKVDLDSMKKKLQEERVRHKEAIKLVRDAANNSLQAGLIPIFKTLESFTSEVVKAHEQVRLQSAGDS from the exons CCGCATCGGAGCAACGCTACGCTCTCGCCGCTGCACACGTGGCGTATTTCCGTTCGCTGAGAGAAATCGGCGACGCGCTTCACAAGTTCGCCGAACAAGacctcaccaccaccaccaccggtTCCTCCTCTCCGGTTCTCACATTACCTTCCGAAACCAAAAGCATCAACAACAAACTCTCTTCCTCTTCCCCTTCCATTTCTCACGCCGATTCCCCCAACGGTTCTCACTTACCCCTCTCCTCTGGATCCGAATTAAGTTCTCCTTCTCATTCTTCTTCGCCTCATATTCACGATTCCCCAGAATCCGACCCGCCTCCTTATGGATACTATCAAAATTACCATTACGCCCACTACATGAAGAGGTCTGTCCCTCGTGGAAAACCCATGGTCTACGAAGAGCCCGAGAGACACGTGGCAACCAATGGACAATGGCCTGATCCTTCTTACGGCCACGCCAACACCGGTTTCTACGGGTTTCCAGGTGGGGATTACCCTTATTACCCTCCTCCTGGACCGTCGTATTCTCCGCCGCGTCCTCCTCCGGCGCCGCCGTCTCCTCCTCGCGTCTCCACCTGGGACTTCCTCAACTTCTTCGATAATTTCGACAATGGTTACCCGAGTTACCCGCCTCGGTTCGGGTCGAGTGCGAGCAGCCCCGATTCGAAGGAagtgagggagagagaggggATTCCGGAGTTAGAAGAAGAAACGGAACACGAAAtaatgaaagagaaagagaaagaggttccgttgaagaaggagaagaagaaggtgggAGAGCAGAAGGGTTTTGGTGTTGTTGGAGTTAGGGATTTCGGGGAGGGGCCTTCGAATACCAAAACGGTGCCGTTGCAGCAGGTGAGTAGCAGCGAGGGGAGTTCCAAGACGGTGAGGTTCCATGACGGCAGCGATAATGGCTCCGTCGAGAAAGAGATTAAGAGCAGTCCCGACACTGTTGCTTCCGAAGAGCGCGGTGCGAAGAAAGGAGTGAGTTTTGAGATTGACGAAGCGACCGTTACGACGGTGGACGGTGACTCCTCCGTTTTGAGCAGCGTCACCACTTTGTCCGCACATGGCACCAGGGATCTCCTCGAGGTTGTTGAGGAGATTCAGGGTGAGTTTGTGACGGCGTCGAATTTTGGAAAAGAGGTTGCGCTGTTGCTTGAGGTTTGCAAACCACCTTATCGATCTAGGGTTGCTGCCCTTAGAG TTATCTTTTCCAGAATCTTGCAGATGGTAGCACCTTCCAGGCTACCTTCAGATCCTCTATCTATACAATTTTCTTCTAGGGAAATAAAATTGGCACAAGCATACTGTGGGGAACCTGGGAAAGAGTTCAAGACAAATCCAGAAAATCTTTCGTCCACATTGGAGAAACTTTATGCATGGGAGAAGAAATTGTATAAGGAAGTCAAG GATGAAGAGAGGTTACGAGCTATTTATGAGAAAAAGTTCAAGAGACTGAAAACATTGGATAATCTAGGAGCTGAATCTAGTAAAATTGATGCTACTAGGGCATCAATAAGGAAGTTgcaaacaaaaatcaatatttgCATCAGAACTGCTGAAACTATAATGGGAAGAATACATAAATTGAGGGATAATGAGTTGCAGCCTCAACTTGCAGCATTGATTAATGG ATTCATAAGAATGTGGAAGTTCATGCTCAAATGTCACCAGAAACAGTTCCAAGCTATCATGGAGAGTAAAAGTCAGTCTCTCAAGATTAACATAGGTCTGCAAGGAGATGAAGGTTTGAAGGCCATTGTAGAACTTGAAAAGGAGCTTTTGAATTGGTGCAGTCAGTTCAACAATTGGGTTAAGACTCAAAAATCTTATGTCAAGAATTTGAACGAGTGGCTCATAAGGTGCCTTCCTAATGAACCTGAAGAAACAGCTGATGGTATTGCTCCATTCTCTCCAAGTCGGTTTGATGCTCCGCcagtttttataatttgcaaTGATTGGAATCATGCAATGAATAGAATTTCAGAAACTGGAGTGGCAGAGGCCATGCATGAATTTGCTCTAAAACTACATGAGTTATGGGAAAGGCAAGATGAAGTGCAACGGCAGAGAATCAAAGCAGAGTATCTTAGAAAGGACTTTGAGAAACAGCTTAGAACTTTGCGCACAGAAATGGGAGGCTCAGAACATGAGCATGATAAAGTTTCGGGAAAGATTGCATTGTCAAAGCTTGCTTCTGATAGTGGTGTTTCACCACTAGATGATCTAAAAGTGGATTTAGATTCTATGAAGAAGAAATTGCAGGAAGAGAGGGTCAGGCATAAAGAAGCCATTAAACTTGTTCGTGATGCAGCTAATAATAGTTTACAAGCTGGTTTAATTCCTATTTTTAAGACATTGGAGAGTTTCACTTCAGAGGTGGTGAAAGCTCATGAACAAGTCAGGCTTCAAAGTGCTGGGGACTCGTAG